A single Coregonus clupeaformis isolate EN_2021a chromosome 39, ASM2061545v1, whole genome shotgun sequence DNA region contains:
- the LOC121554143 gene encoding eukaryotic initiation factor 4A-I: MSAEYEDRPSRDNGPEGMEPDGIIESNWNEIVDSFDDMNLGEKLLRGIYAYGFEKPSAIQQRAILPCIKGYDVIAQAQSGTGKTATFAISILQQIDMELKGTQALVLAPTRELAQQIQKVILALGDYMGASCHACIGGTNVRNEVTKLQAEAPHIVVGTPGRVFDMLNRKYLASKNIKMFVLDEADEMLSRGFKDQIYEIFQKLPTSTQVVLLSATMPQDVLEVTKKFMREPIRILVKKEELTLEGIRQFYINVEKEEWKLDTLCDLYETLTITQAVIFINTRRKVDWLTEKMHARDFTVSALHGDMDQKERDLIMREFRSGSSRVLITTDLLARGIDVQQVSLVINYDLPTNRENYIHRIGRGGRFGRKGVAINMVTEEDKRTLRDIETFYNTTVEEMPMNVADLI; encoded by the exons ATGTCGGCAGAGTATGAAGATAG ACCTTCCAGAGACAATGGCCCCGAGGGCATGGAGCCAGATGGGATCATTGAG AGCAACTGGAATGAGATCGTGGACAGTTTTGATGACATGAACCTGGGCGAGAAGCTGCTCAGAGGAATCTATGCCTATGGTTTTGAGAAACCCTCCGCTATTCAGCAGAGGGCCATCCTCCCTTGTATCAAGG GTTACGATGTGATTGCACAGGCTCAGTCTGGTACTGGGAAGACTGCCACCTTTGCCATCTCCATCCTGCAGCAGATTGACATGGAGCTGAAGGGCACACAGGCCCTGGTCCTGGCTCCCACCAGAGAGTTGGCTCAGCAG aTCCAGAAGGTGATCCTGGCCCTGGGTGACTACATGGGAGCCTCCTGCCATGCCTGTATCGGAGGGACCAACGTCCGTAACGAGGTCACCAAGCTGCAGGCTGAGGCCCCCCACATAGTGGTGGGGACCCCTGGTCGCGTGTTCGACATGTTGAACCGCAAATACCTGG CCTCCAAGAACATCAAGATGTTTGTGCTTGATGAGGCAGATGAGATGTTGAGCCGAGGGTTCAAGGACCAGATCTACGAGATCTTCCAGAAACTCCCCACCAGCACACAG GTGGTGCTGCTGTCTGCCACCATGCCCCAGGACGTGCTCGAGGTCACCAAGAAGTTCATGCGTGAGCCGATCCGCATCCTGGTCAAGAAGGAGGAGCTCACCCTGGAGGGTATCCGCCAGTTCTACATCAACGTGGAGAAAGAG GAGTGGAAGCTGGACACCCTGTGTGATCTCTACGAGACCCTGACAATCACCCAGGCTGTGATCTTCATCAACACCAGGAGGAAGGTGGACTGGCTCACTGAGAAGATGCATGCCAGGGATTTTACTGTGTCTGCCCTG CACGGAGACATGGACCAGAAGGAGAGGGACCTGATCATGAGAGAGTTCCGTTCAGGCTCCAGTAGGGTTCTCATCACCACTGACCTGCTG GCCAGAGGTATTGATGTCCAGCAGGTGTCCCTGGTCATCAACTATGACCTGCCCACCAACCGGGAGAACTACATCCACAG GATTGGTCGAGGGGGTCGTTTTGGCCGCAAGGGCGTTGCAATCAACATGGTGACAGAGGAGGACAAGCGCACGCTGAGGGACATCGAGACGTTCTACAACACCACTGTTGAGGAGATGCCCATGAATGTGGCTGACCTCATCTAG